The genomic stretch GGCCGCACAAGGAGGGTGCGGTCACTCGGGGCGGCGTCGcaccgggggcgggggcggggcgggggcggaaGCCCGGGCGGGGCAGCTGAGGGAAGGGGAAGACCCGAGTAGGGTGCCGGGCTGAGCGGCCTCGGGTCCTGGGGGACGACGCTCCGTCTTCGAGAGGCAGGCCTCGCCGGAGAGACGGAGGGCGTCGAATTGACGGGCTCCCGCCGCTGAAGGCCCGGAGGAGCCGTGCGGGGGCGTCTAAAGGGAAACGCTGGAGCCGTGGGCCGGTGGGAGGGGACGGTGGCCACCACGCCGAGACTCCTCCCATAGTGACCACACTGGCTGCTTTGATTTTCTCTCGTGACAGGTGATCGGTTGGTCTGTCCTCTCACAGCGAGGTATGAATCGTCCTCGCGAGATTTATCCTCAGGCAGAGCGAGACCGAGGGTTGACGTCCCGGGCTTCTCAGGAACCAGCGCCTTAAGGACTTGTGTATGAGGTCCGCAAGAGCTGGGGCTCTGGGGCCAGTCTGCCACCCTTCCCAAGCTCGTTACCCGGGACCTTTGTCTGGCAAGACCTAGGTCTTAGTTTCCTACTATTTTCAGGAAAGTGGCCTGAAGGCAGTTTTGAGGAtgaggtgcctggcacacagtaaatcaGCAGCAGAGCTGTCATGCAGGTACCTTGTGGTCTCAGGCATCTCTTTTGTGCTCCTTGTCAGCTTGGATATACCATTGACAGCCGCCTCTACCTATCTCAGGAGAGGTCCCTAGTTTGGGGTCTTTGAATCCCATGGGTTTGATACTTGTCCTCTTAATATGGTTTTCCAGGGAAGAGAGACATTTACACAGATGGCAAGGACACCGATGGGTTAGGTAttcttttttctgtaaatctCCAGGGGTCTCCATGTCTGACAGTGCTCCTGGAAGATAGTACATGTTGAGGGCTTGGGTTACTCTAGTTCTTCAGACTCAGAGTTCACTGGGTTCTGGTCCGTTGTACTTGTCCTGCTGTTTATTAAACTGTATCTATAGTTTCAACTCCtctttgctgtgctgtgcagAATCCAAGGGCAGCCTGCAGGAGCTTGTGAGGCGGCTGAGAGAGGGTGCTGTGATGCACCTTCCAGCCCCTGGGATTATCTCATCCCTCTAGTGCTTGGCCAGGGGTGGGAGGATGGCGGGTGGGGGTTGGCTTTTTCCTATATTTAAGAAGGGGAGGATCTCTTGATAAGTGGCTTTGTGATTTGGAAGGTCTGAAAAACAGGTGGTGTGCCCTGCAGAGCAGCAGCCATCAAGAGCACACCGACACGGGCTGGTCATCTCTGGAGCCGTGCTGTTTACATGCTGCTTGGTGGCTTTGTCTCCCTAGAGAGGCCCCTCTGCTTCTCGGGGGCCAGGATGGGGGTGGCCttgttctcctttctccttttttcagCCTATTGCGAAGTATCTAGCACTTGCTCGTCAGAGCCATGGTTCTTTGCTCTGTGCCAAGCACCAGGCTGAGCTTTCCCACTACCAGCatggagggggtggggctggagtcTGTCCTCCCCACTGAAGGGCACTTCCCTGCAGGTGACCTCCTGCCTGGCCTAGCGCCATGCACACCCTCGTGTTCCTGAGCACACGGCAGGTGCTCCAGTGCCAGTCAGCTGCCTGCCAGGCCCTGCCCCTGCTGCCGAGAGAGCTCTTCCCCTTGCTGTTCAAAGTGGCCTTCATGGACAAGAAGACTGTAGTGCTGCGTGAGCTGGTACATACTTGGCCTTTCCCGCTGCTCAGCTTCCAGCAGCTGCTGCAGGAGTGTGCCCACTGCAGCCGGGCCCTGCTGCAGGAGCGGCCCAGCACAGAGAGCATGCAAGCTGTGATCCTGGGCCTGACTGCCCGGCTCCACACCCCGGAGACTGAGCCTGGCACGCAGCCCCTCTGCAGGTATGGGCTCACTGGAGGGACCTTCAGGCCTGGTGGGGGGATGCAGAGTGGGTCTCCCCAAGAGGTTCCAGGCTGGTACAAGAGCTCAGTGCAGAAATAGGCATGTTGCTTCTGTCCCAAGGTGGCTGGGAGTGGGTGTGGGCTCTGTCCCCTTGTCTCCTGCCTCAGCCCACCCATGCTCCCAGGAAACATACGCTGCGGGTGCTGGATATGACGGGCCTCCTGGATGACGGCGTGGAGCAGGACCCTGGCACCATGAGCATGTGGGATTGCACGGCAGCTGTGGCCCGCACGTGCATCGAACAGCAGCAGGGCAGGACTGCAGAGCCTGGCCAGGCCCCTGTTCCTGTGGAGGTGCGTGTGGACCTGCGGGTGAACCGGGCTTCCTATGCATTCTTGCGGGAGGCACTCCGCAGCAGTGTAGGCAGCCCACTGCGGCTCTGCTGTCGGGACCTGCGGGCTGAGGACCTGCCCATGCGCAATACAGTGGCCCTGCTGCAGCTTCTGGATGCAGGCTGCCTGCGCCGCGTGGACTTGCGCTTCAACAACTTGGGCCTGCGCGGCCTGTCCGTCATCATCCCACACGTGGCCCGCTTCCAGCACCTGGCCAGCCTGCGGCTGCACTATGTGCATGGGGACTCTCGACAGCCCTCTGTGGACGGTGAGGATAACTTCCGCTACTTTCTGGCCCAGATGGGCCGCTTCACCTGTCTGCGGGAGCTCAGCAtgggctcctctctcctctcagGGCGGCTGGACCAGCTGCTCAGGTGAGTGGACTCTGCTATGGCCccgcctctcccttcccctccagcaGGCCCTCCCCTGgctctgactatttgtgaccccttgtgtttccccccaccccagcaccctgCAGAGCCCCCTGGAGAGCCTGGAGCTAGCCTTCTGTGCCCTGCTGCCTGAGGACCTGCGTTTTCTGGCACGGAGCTCCCATGCTGTCCACCTCAAGAAGTTGGACCTGAGCGGCAACGACCTGTCTGGGAGCCAGCTGGAGCCCTTCCAGGGTCTGTTgcaggcagcagcagccacactgTTGCACCTCGAGCTGACCGAGTGCCAGCTT from Bos mutus isolate GX-2022 chromosome 14, NWIPB_WYAK_1.1, whole genome shotgun sequence encodes the following:
- the LRRC14 gene encoding leucine-rich repeat-containing protein 14: MHTLVFLSTRQVLQCQSAACQALPLLPRELFPLLFKVAFMDKKTVVLRELVHTWPFPLLSFQQLLQECAHCSRALLQERPSTESMQAVILGLTARLHTPETEPGTQPLCRKHTLRVLDMTGLLDDGVEQDPGTMSMWDCTAAVARTCIEQQQGRTAEPGQAPVPVEVRVDLRVNRASYAFLREALRSSVGSPLRLCCRDLRAEDLPMRNTVALLQLLDAGCLRRVDLRFNNLGLRGLSVIIPHVARFQHLASLRLHYVHGDSRQPSVDGEDNFRYFLAQMGRFTCLRELSMGSSLLSGRLDQLLSTLQSPLESLELAFCALLPEDLRFLARSSHAVHLKKLDLSGNDLSGSQLEPFQGLLQAAAATLLHLELTECQLADTQLLATLPVLTRCASLRYLGLYGNPLSVAGLRELLRDSVVQAELRTVVHPFPVDCYEGLPWPPPASVLLEASINEEKFARVEAELHQLLLASGRAHVLWTTDIYGRLAADYFSL